One window of Medicago truncatula cultivar Jemalong A17 chromosome 2, MtrunA17r5.0-ANR, whole genome shotgun sequence genomic DNA carries:
- the LOC11427208 gene encoding small nuclear ribonucleoprotein E: protein MASTKVQRVMTQPINLIFRFLQSKARIQIWLFEQKDLRIEGRIIGFDEYMNLVLDDAEEVNVKKKSKKTLGRILLKGDNITLMMNTGK from the exons atggcgagtaccaaaGTTCAAAGGGTCATGACCCAACCCATT AACTTGATCTTCAGATTTCTTCAAAGCAAAGCGCGGATTCAGATTTGGCTTTTTGAGCAAAAGGATTTGAGGATTGAAGGAAGAATCatt gGTTTTGATGAATACATGAATTTGGTTTTGGATGATGCTGAAGAAGTAAACGTCAAGAAGAAGAGCAAAAAGACACTAG GGAGGATCCTTCTTAAAGGAGATAACATAACTTTGATGATGAACAC GGGTAAATGA